A stretch of the Hydrogenimonas thermophila genome encodes the following:
- a CDS encoding transposase family protein, with amino-acid sequence MEPELLKILKEHISEQARPQGRQYSLPVIMFLSIIAILMGAKNPIEVYKWMKANAKRKEIKKLLGVEFIRIPGRSRL; translated from the coding sequence ATGGAGCCAGAATTATTGAAAATTTTAAAAGAGCATATATCAGAACAGGCAAGACCACAGGGGAGACAGTATAGTTTGCCGGTAATAATGTTTTTATCGATAATAGCTATATTAATGGGAGCAAAGAATCCAATAGAGGTATATAAATGGATGAAAGCAAACGCTAAAAGGAAGGAGATAAAAAAATTACTAGGAGTAGAGTTTATACGAATACCTGGGAGATCAAGATTATA